The Spirosoma radiotolerans genome has a window encoding:
- a CDS encoding NarK family nitrate/nitrite MFS transporter, protein MNPSTNKPLESLNIFRFSGVQMRTFHITWLTFFVCFFGWFGLAPLMPAIRADLGLTKPQVGNTIIAAVSATILARLVVGRLCDTWGPRKTYTALLLLGALPVMFVGLAHDYTTFLLFRLAIGVIGASFVITQFHTSMMFAPKIKGTANAVAGGWGNLGGGITQLAMPVIMAAIVGFGYTKPEAWRLAMIVPGVLMLIMAFVYYRFTQDTPAGNVDEIERSVATGEKVSFWAACADIRVWALALAYACCFGMEITFDGVAALYFFDNFKLEETQAGFWAMLFGGMNIFARALGGIVADKVGNKYGMRGKGILLAGMLVLEGVGIMLFAQAGSLPMAILSMITFALFLKMSNGSTYAIVPFVNPKAVGVISGVVGAGGNLGGMLMAFLFKSQSISYGQAFLYIGCAVAAAGLLLFLVNFSKSVVVEPAEAELQTA, encoded by the coding sequence ATGAATCCATCAACCAATAAACCACTGGAGTCTTTAAACATCTTCCGTTTTAGCGGTGTGCAGATGCGGACCTTCCACATCACATGGCTTACCTTCTTTGTCTGTTTCTTTGGCTGGTTTGGCCTGGCTCCGCTGATGCCTGCCATCCGGGCCGATCTGGGCCTGACGAAACCACAGGTGGGCAACACGATCATTGCAGCTGTGTCGGCTACGATCCTGGCCCGGCTGGTCGTCGGTCGGCTGTGCGATACCTGGGGACCGCGAAAAACCTACACCGCATTGCTCCTGTTGGGTGCCTTGCCGGTGATGTTCGTCGGACTGGCGCACGATTACACCACGTTCCTGTTGTTTCGCCTGGCCATTGGGGTCATTGGCGCGTCGTTCGTGATTACGCAGTTTCATACGTCGATGATGTTTGCGCCCAAAATCAAAGGGACGGCCAATGCTGTGGCCGGTGGCTGGGGCAATCTGGGCGGTGGCATCACCCAACTGGCCATGCCCGTCATTATGGCCGCCATTGTTGGGTTCGGCTACACCAAACCCGAAGCATGGCGCCTGGCGATGATCGTGCCGGGTGTTCTCATGCTCATTATGGCGTTCGTTTATTACCGATTTACTCAGGATACGCCCGCTGGTAATGTTGATGAAATTGAGCGTTCCGTGGCAACGGGCGAAAAGGTGAGCTTCTGGGCGGCCTGCGCCGATATTCGTGTGTGGGCGCTGGCGTTGGCCTATGCCTGCTGCTTCGGAATGGAAATCACATTTGATGGTGTGGCTGCCCTTTATTTCTTCGACAACTTCAAGCTGGAGGAAACGCAGGCGGGTTTCTGGGCTATGCTCTTTGGGGGCATGAACATTTTTGCCCGTGCGCTCGGCGGTATTGTAGCCGATAAAGTTGGTAACAAATACGGTATGCGGGGTAAGGGTATTTTGCTGGCAGGTATGCTGGTGCTGGAAGGCGTTGGTATCATGTTGTTCGCGCAAGCGGGGAGCCTGCCAATGGCGATTCTGTCCATGATCACCTTCGCCCTGTTCCTGAAAATGTCGAATGGCAGTACCTACGCCATTGTCCCGTTCGTGAACCCCAAAGCCGTTGGTGTTATATCCGGTGTGGTTGGTGCCGGGGGCAACCTGGGTGGTATGCTCATGGCCTTCCTATTTAAATCACAATCAATCAGTTACGGTCAGGCTTTCCTGTATATTGGCTGCGCCGTAGCGGCTGCGGGGCTCCTTTTGTTCCTGGTCAATTTCAGTAAATCAGTTGTTGTCGAACCGGCCGAAGCCGAATTACAGACAGCTTAA
- a CDS encoding nitrate reductase, whose translation MTHQTTCCYCGVGCGIVVKQEPNGRLTVEGDKQHPSNRGMLCSKGMNLHYTVMDQSDRLLYPQMRLNRNMPIQRVSWDAALERTAAVFKTFIQKHGPDSVAFYVSGQCLTEEYYLVNKLIKGFIGSNNIDTNSRLCMSSAVVGYKLSLGEDSVPVCYDDIEEADVFLVQGANPAWCHPILWRRIEAHKAANPNVKIICVDPRRTDTARSSDLHLPIRPGTDIVLNNAIGRLLIENGDIDNEFITNHADGFTTYSEQVMQRSIDEAAEICGISPESIRQAADWIGRSKGFLSLWTMGLNQSAVGVNKNLSLINLHLITGRIGKPGNGPFSLTGQPNAMGGRETGGLANSLPAHRDVLNATHRAEVEAFWNSPVNIAAKPGLTATEMFDALADDKLKAIWIINTNPLVSMPDVNAAETALKNARFVVVQDVSNRADTVQFADVVLPAAAWLEKEGTMTNAERRIAYLPKVLDAPGEALPDSEIIWRFAQKMGYSDAFSYSDTSAVYDEYAQLTKGTNVDITGMNYALLKQKRTIQWPYPKGVKGEENRIPKIPAGNRESQIGTKRLFTDHKFYTPNGRAQIHAIPDENTSEPTDDDFPLVLTTGRIRDQWHTMTKTGRVAKLNQHSPQPFLQIHPADAKVRGIEEGQLVEVRGRRGEVRVKAQLTEDVRPGLCFLPMHWGKVMAGSSGGSNLNRANNLTNALVDPRSKEPDFKFSAVEVTPYSKPVEKIIIIGAGSAGLGFINAYRALKSGRVENPVDDELHVFSKEIYPFYNRVLLPDYISGAQSWDQLVKLREDQFAEARIIVHKGVGIAHIDRDAKVVVDTDGIEHTYDKIILGTGSRAFMPKGIPRLPGIFNMRSRLDADSLLPFLNQRDPHAVIVGGGLLGLELAASLRQIDVRVTVIQRAGRFMERQLDSLASELLYLELLDRGIEVYFNEEVQTFMGTDTVEGIQLKSGKKLNCQVVVMAIGTVPNIELARQAGLTCNRGVVVNDYLQTSDPDIFAAGEVAQWNGEMWGITLAAEQQAETAARFIAGDISQPYKGSLAISILKMEGLHLCSMGLTEVPANAGRDYEEIIFIDKSKRYYKKCIVQGDKLVGAILVGDKNEFAEFRELIANSTELSEKRLQLLRASKKVDPLEGKLVCSCNTVGQGNLERAIQAGCTDFQQLCQKTGAGTGCGSCRPEVRSILETMSERLKGRQSAITGLAPLGLFALSLCQSFTH comes from the coding sequence ATGACTCATCAAACGACCTGTTGCTATTGTGGTGTTGGCTGTGGAATTGTAGTCAAACAGGAACCGAACGGACGATTGACCGTTGAGGGCGATAAGCAGCACCCATCCAATCGGGGAATGCTGTGCTCGAAAGGCATGAATCTGCATTATACCGTCATGGATCAGTCAGACCGGCTGCTCTATCCGCAGATGCGTCTCAACCGAAACATGCCCATACAACGGGTAAGCTGGGATGCGGCTCTGGAACGGACGGCTGCTGTATTCAAAACGTTTATTCAGAAACACGGTCCGGATTCGGTTGCGTTTTATGTGTCGGGGCAATGCCTCACGGAAGAGTATTACCTGGTCAACAAACTCATCAAAGGGTTTATCGGCTCCAATAACATCGATACCAATTCCCGGCTCTGCATGAGTTCGGCGGTGGTGGGCTATAAGCTGTCATTGGGCGAAGATTCGGTGCCGGTTTGTTACGACGACATCGAAGAGGCCGACGTTTTTCTGGTGCAGGGGGCCAACCCCGCCTGGTGCCATCCCATCCTATGGCGTCGGATTGAGGCTCACAAAGCGGCTAATCCGAACGTCAAAATCATTTGTGTCGACCCGCGCCGAACCGATACCGCTCGTTCGTCGGATCTGCACTTGCCCATTCGTCCCGGAACCGACATTGTACTGAACAACGCCATCGGTCGATTATTAATCGAGAATGGCGATATCGATAATGAGTTTATAACCAATCATGCTGACGGGTTTACCACCTACAGCGAGCAGGTGATGCAGCGCAGTATTGACGAAGCCGCTGAAATCTGCGGTATCTCTCCCGAATCCATCCGGCAGGCGGCTGACTGGATTGGTCGCTCAAAAGGGTTTCTGTCACTCTGGACAATGGGGCTGAATCAGTCGGCTGTAGGAGTGAACAAAAACCTGTCGCTCATCAACCTGCACCTGATTACGGGTCGTATTGGTAAGCCCGGCAATGGCCCCTTCTCACTGACGGGACAGCCCAATGCCATGGGTGGGCGCGAAACGGGCGGTCTGGCCAATAGCCTGCCCGCTCATCGCGATGTTCTGAATGCCACGCACCGTGCTGAAGTCGAAGCGTTCTGGAACAGCCCGGTTAACATTGCCGCAAAACCCGGCCTGACGGCTACGGAAATGTTTGACGCGCTGGCTGACGATAAATTAAAGGCCATCTGGATTATCAATACCAATCCGTTGGTTAGTATGCCGGATGTCAATGCTGCTGAAACCGCCCTAAAAAACGCCCGGTTTGTGGTGGTTCAGGACGTATCGAACCGGGCCGATACGGTGCAGTTTGCTGATGTCGTACTACCCGCAGCGGCCTGGCTCGAAAAAGAAGGGACGATGACCAATGCCGAACGCCGGATTGCGTACTTGCCTAAAGTGCTCGACGCCCCTGGCGAAGCCTTGCCCGACTCGGAAATTATCTGGCGATTTGCCCAAAAAATGGGCTATAGTGACGCTTTTTCCTACTCGGATACCTCGGCTGTTTACGACGAATATGCCCAACTTACCAAAGGCACGAACGTCGATATTACGGGCATGAATTATGCTTTGCTCAAGCAGAAACGCACTATCCAATGGCCTTACCCGAAAGGTGTAAAAGGAGAGGAAAACCGTATACCAAAAATCCCGGCGGGGAACCGTGAAAGCCAAATCGGTACGAAGCGGCTTTTCACCGATCACAAATTTTACACACCAAATGGTCGGGCGCAAATCCATGCGATACCCGACGAAAATACATCTGAACCAACGGATGATGACTTTCCGCTCGTCTTAACCACTGGTCGTATTCGCGATCAGTGGCACACCATGACCAAGACCGGGCGCGTCGCTAAATTGAACCAGCACAGTCCGCAGCCCTTCCTGCAAATCCACCCGGCCGATGCAAAAGTACGCGGCATCGAAGAAGGTCAATTGGTTGAGGTTCGGGGCCGCAGGGGAGAGGTGCGGGTGAAAGCGCAACTAACGGAGGACGTTCGTCCCGGTTTGTGTTTTCTGCCCATGCACTGGGGAAAGGTAATGGCCGGATCGTCGGGGGGCAGCAACCTGAATCGGGCTAATAACCTGACGAATGCGCTGGTGGACCCGCGCTCCAAAGAACCCGATTTTAAGTTCTCGGCGGTGGAGGTTACACCTTACAGTAAACCCGTCGAAAAAATTATCATTATTGGCGCTGGTTCAGCCGGATTGGGCTTTATCAACGCGTATCGAGCCTTGAAATCAGGTCGCGTTGAGAACCCGGTTGATGACGAACTTCACGTTTTCTCGAAGGAAATTTACCCCTTCTACAACCGTGTCTTACTACCCGATTACATCAGTGGGGCGCAATCGTGGGACCAACTCGTTAAACTACGGGAAGACCAGTTTGCTGAAGCCCGTATCATTGTTCATAAGGGCGTTGGCATTGCGCATATCGACCGGGACGCGAAGGTCGTGGTCGATACCGACGGCATAGAGCATACCTACGACAAGATTATTCTGGGCACGGGTAGCCGGGCGTTTATGCCCAAAGGTATTCCTCGTTTGCCGGGAATCTTCAACATGCGTTCGCGGCTCGATGCCGATTCGCTCCTGCCATTCTTGAATCAGCGTGATCCTCATGCCGTCATTGTAGGTGGTGGTTTACTGGGGCTTGAACTGGCGGCTTCGTTGCGGCAAATAGATGTACGGGTAACGGTTATTCAGCGGGCAGGCCGATTTATGGAACGCCAGCTCGACTCATTAGCCAGTGAACTGCTATACCTGGAACTCCTCGATCGGGGTATCGAGGTCTACTTTAATGAAGAAGTACAGACCTTCATGGGTACCGATACCGTTGAAGGCATTCAATTAAAGTCGGGCAAAAAACTAAACTGCCAGGTGGTAGTGATGGCCATTGGCACAGTGCCCAACATCGAGCTCGCCCGCCAGGCGGGTCTTACCTGCAACCGGGGCGTGGTGGTAAACGATTATCTGCAAACCTCCGACCCCGACATTTTTGCCGCTGGCGAAGTGGCGCAGTGGAATGGCGAGATGTGGGGCATCACGCTAGCCGCTGAACAGCAGGCCGAAACGGCCGCCCGCTTCATCGCCGGTGATATTTCGCAACCGTACAAGGGAAGCCTTGCCATCAGCATTCTGAAAATGGAAGGCCTGCACCTGTGCAGTATGGGCCTGACCGAGGTGCCCGCCAATGCTGGCCGCGATTATGAAGAGATCATCTTTATCGACAAATCGAAGCGGTACTACAAAAAATGCATCGTTCAGGGCGATAAACTGGTTGGTGCCATTCTGGTTGGCGACAAAAACGAGTTTGCTGAGTTTCGGGAATTGATCGCCAATAGCACCGAATTATCCGAAAAGCGCCTTCAACTCCTGCGCGCCAGCAAAAAAGTCGATCCGCTGGAAGGTAAGCTGGTTTGTTCCTGCAACACCGTTGGTCAGGGTAACCTGGAACGGGCCATTCAGGCGGGTTGCACGGATTTTCAGCAGTTGTGCCAGAAGACCGGTGCCGGCACCGGCTGCGGCTCCTGCCGACCAGAAGTGCGGAGTATTTTGGAAACAATGAGTGAAAGACTGAAAGGGCGACAGAGTGCTATTACTGGATTAGCTCCCCTTGGGTTATTTGCTCTTTCGCTCTGTCAATCTTTCACTCATTAA
- a CDS encoding alginate export family protein, protein MKYTINRLTIACVLLLATRSTGVAQFSLVGQLRTRTELRNGLGNLAPKDAPAAFFTSQRTRLTFGYKWDRIQFQTSIQDVRVWGQDASTINNADGNRLMVHEAWAEVTLINRADTTIKFRPIENLSLKIGRQELVYDDVRLLGNLDWLQQGRRFDAALLKAQHRGWALDLGVGFNQNTDAFGMVGDNYTPGNVPASALSTKNVTLAIPAGFIPTAGKGGAPVLATPLSTNGQNQQFKSFQMAYLAHKFNQTKFSALLFKDDFQKYRSDSLGSAAAGYVYGRRYDVAGTNSRVTYGAMLIGQLGDASSKLGKVQWQAFAYGQNGKDRDGLSLKKAYHYGGNVMFQKGLLSFGPGYEVLSGNNATTIQSGETSRFDPLYGTPHRHWGYMDYFYVGTGSPAGGLQDAFLKFKYTGIRLTTTFDMHYFALAAPTYNKMPDAPIGTLLPNKLGMEYDFVANYALSRFTSLEFGYSIMKGTNSLEYTKQGTMDEKNKLGTWSYLMINIRPDFLATKR, encoded by the coding sequence ATGAAGTATACAATCAACCGATTGACCATTGCCTGTGTGTTGCTACTGGCGACCCGGTCAACAGGGGTCGCCCAGTTTTCGCTTGTTGGGCAACTCCGTACACGAACCGAACTCCGAAACGGGCTTGGTAATCTGGCGCCTAAAGATGCACCCGCAGCTTTTTTTACATCCCAGCGCACACGGCTCACATTCGGCTACAAATGGGATCGTATCCAGTTTCAGACCTCCATTCAGGATGTTCGGGTATGGGGGCAGGATGCGTCCACGATCAATAACGCCGATGGTAACCGCCTGATGGTTCACGAAGCCTGGGCCGAAGTGACACTCATCAACAGGGCTGACACGACCATCAAATTCAGACCTATCGAAAACCTTTCGCTTAAAATTGGCCGTCAGGAGCTTGTGTACGATGATGTTCGGCTGTTAGGCAATCTTGACTGGCTCCAGCAGGGGCGTCGATTTGATGCCGCTTTGCTGAAAGCGCAGCATAGAGGCTGGGCTCTCGACCTTGGAGTTGGCTTTAATCAAAACACCGATGCGTTTGGTATGGTAGGAGACAACTACACACCGGGGAACGTCCCCGCATCGGCTCTGTCGACCAAAAATGTGACGCTGGCGATTCCGGCCGGTTTCATTCCCACGGCCGGAAAGGGCGGTGCTCCGGTGCTGGCGACGCCACTGAGCACAAACGGGCAGAACCAGCAATTCAAGTCGTTTCAGATGGCTTACCTGGCACACAAGTTTAACCAGACGAAGTTCTCAGCTTTACTCTTTAAGGATGATTTTCAGAAATACCGATCTGATTCGCTGGGGAGTGCGGCAGCCGGTTACGTATATGGCAGGCGTTACGATGTGGCAGGTACGAATTCGCGAGTAACGTATGGAGCCATGCTGATCGGCCAGCTGGGCGATGCCTCTTCTAAATTGGGCAAAGTGCAGTGGCAGGCGTTTGCCTACGGACAGAACGGCAAAGACCGCGATGGCCTTAGTCTTAAAAAGGCGTACCACTACGGCGGTAACGTCATGTTCCAGAAAGGGTTGTTAAGCTTTGGCCCTGGCTACGAAGTACTTTCAGGAAACAATGCCACAACGATCCAATCGGGCGAAACCAGCCGCTTTGACCCACTATATGGTACTCCGCACCGCCATTGGGGCTATATGGATTATTTCTACGTAGGAACGGGGTCGCCGGCGGGTGGTTTGCAGGATGCCTTTCTGAAGTTCAAATACACTGGAATCCGTCTGACGACCACCTTCGATATGCACTATTTCGCGCTGGCCGCACCGACATACAACAAAATGCCCGATGCACCCATCGGCACGCTTCTGCCGAACAAACTGGGTATGGAATATGACTTCGTGGCCAATTATGCCCTCAGCCGATTTACGAGCCTGGAATTCGGCTATTCGATCATGAAGGGCACCAATAGCCTCGAATACACCAAGCAGGGCACGATGGATGAGAAAAATAAACTCGGTACCTGGTCGTACCTGATGATCAACATCCGTCCAGATTTTCTGGCTACCAAACGGTAG
- the cobA gene encoding uroporphyrinogen-III C-methyltransferase — protein MMPKLTLVGAGPGDGELITLKGIRALRQADVVLYDDLANHTLLEFAPEQALKIYVGKRAGQASLTQEEINELIVRCAQEHSHVVRLKGGDPYVFGRGFEELEYVRRYAIDCEVVPGVSSSIAVPASQGIPVTSRGVSESFWVITGTTRNGELSEDLYLAAQSKATVVVLMGMRKVKEICAIFCEAGRGHLPMAIVQNGTRADEQCVIGQVWNIPQLAAEQGVGAPAVLVIGEVVSLHPSYLAESMRNFSMAC, from the coding sequence ATGATGCCAAAGCTAACACTCGTGGGGGCGGGTCCCGGCGACGGCGAATTGATCACCTTAAAAGGGATCAGGGCGCTTCGGCAGGCAGATGTTGTTCTATATGACGATCTGGCCAACCACACATTACTGGAGTTTGCGCCCGAACAGGCACTGAAGATCTACGTAGGTAAACGGGCTGGTCAGGCGTCGTTGACGCAGGAAGAAATCAACGAGCTGATCGTTCGGTGTGCGCAGGAGCATAGTCATGTGGTTCGACTCAAAGGGGGCGATCCATACGTGTTTGGGCGTGGCTTTGAAGAACTCGAGTATGTACGGCGGTATGCTATTGACTGCGAGGTGGTGCCGGGCGTATCGAGTAGTATAGCCGTACCCGCTTCGCAGGGTATTCCTGTGACGAGCCGGGGCGTAAGCGAGAGTTTCTGGGTCATTACCGGCACCACCCGAAATGGCGAACTTTCAGAAGATCTGTATCTGGCGGCTCAATCGAAAGCAACCGTTGTGGTGTTGATGGGCATGCGGAAAGTAAAGGAGATATGCGCTATTTTCTGCGAGGCCGGACGCGGTCATTTGCCCATGGCCATTGTGCAGAATGGGACGCGTGCCGATGAGCAGTGCGTGATTGGTCAGGTCTGGAATATACCACAGTTAGCGGCAGAGCAAGGCGTGGGGGCGCCCGCTGTGCTGGTCATTGGTGAAGTTGTCTCGTTGCATCCGTCGTATCTGGCGGAATCAATGCGAAATTTCTCCATGGCCTGCTGA
- a CDS encoding rubredoxin domain-containing protein, translating into MRDYYTLKVNMPAGIVSPGTLQTVLSLAYEAKVRRVRFGARQQLLMTVHYEDMRFLEKDLKQHQISYELNTEQYPNIISSYCGENVFRTGAWLRESEYHTVLDQFDYQPQLKVNLSDSNQSFTPFFTGNLNFIASPEPHFWYLYVRPKQHNSLFRWPELVYTNDIGRLARAVEEALLQQDYSGEEALYKLVTTGQNFITQPANEDVELPDFSLPYYEGFNRYGERSWLGLYRRDEQFSVAFLLDVCALCLKTRIGELCVTPWKSLIIKGIEEKDRATWSYVLGKHNINVRHAANELAWQTEDHTDAGTELKNYVIRYFEKNDTRTFGLCFGVQTRAKSEVFGSVLIRKRPLVRLGQLALFSVYDLYYTENFNPNSRIYHLAEKGLLKMHVPNQLNRLCRKFNARRSQERVETVRVEKERTELAQPAETTSVHQCSHCFTVYDAHYGDSRHSIPAGTPFSQLPPDYACPTCDAPKSDMHAVEGLSVSFGGVSFLKLTSEVS; encoded by the coding sequence ATGCGCGATTATTATACCCTAAAAGTCAATATGCCCGCCGGAATTGTTTCGCCGGGTACGCTGCAAACGGTGTTGTCGCTGGCCTATGAAGCGAAGGTTCGGCGGGTGCGTTTTGGTGCCCGGCAGCAACTGCTGATGACGGTGCATTATGAAGACATGCGGTTTCTGGAGAAAGACCTGAAGCAGCACCAGATCTCATACGAGTTAAATACGGAGCAGTATCCAAATATTATTAGCTCCTATTGCGGAGAAAACGTCTTCCGAACCGGAGCCTGGCTGCGGGAAAGTGAGTACCATACGGTGCTGGATCAGTTTGATTATCAACCCCAGCTTAAAGTAAACCTATCTGACTCGAACCAGAGCTTTACACCGTTCTTTACCGGAAATCTCAATTTTATTGCCTCGCCCGAACCCCATTTCTGGTACCTGTACGTACGTCCGAAACAGCATAATAGCCTGTTCCGATGGCCGGAACTCGTGTACACCAACGACATTGGGCGGCTGGCCAGAGCGGTTGAAGAGGCTCTGCTGCAACAGGATTATTCGGGTGAAGAGGCCTTGTATAAGCTCGTTACGACCGGACAGAATTTTATCACTCAACCCGCTAATGAGGACGTCGAACTGCCTGATTTTTCGCTGCCGTATTACGAAGGGTTTAATCGATACGGTGAGCGTTCTTGGTTAGGGCTATACCGCCGGGATGAGCAGTTCTCGGTTGCGTTTTTACTGGATGTCTGCGCCTTATGCCTGAAAACCCGCATTGGAGAATTATGCGTTACGCCCTGGAAATCGCTTATTATCAAAGGAATTGAGGAGAAAGACCGGGCCACCTGGTCGTATGTACTGGGTAAACACAACATCAATGTGCGCCATGCCGCCAACGAGTTAGCCTGGCAAACCGAAGATCATACCGATGCCGGAACGGAGCTAAAAAATTACGTGATCCGGTATTTCGAGAAGAACGACACCCGCACGTTCGGCTTGTGTTTTGGTGTCCAGACGCGTGCTAAATCAGAAGTGTTTGGGTCCGTTTTAATTCGAAAACGCCCCTTGGTTCGGCTAGGTCAATTGGCTTTGTTCAGCGTGTATGACTTGTACTACACAGAGAATTTTAACCCCAACAGCCGGATCTATCATCTGGCCGAAAAAGGGCTGTTGAAGATGCACGTGCCCAATCAGTTAAATCGGCTGTGCCGCAAGTTCAACGCGCGCCGGTCGCAGGAGCGGGTGGAAACGGTTCGGGTAGAGAAAGAAAGAACAGAGTTAGCCCAGCCCGCCGAAACGACCAGCGTGCACCAATGTAGCCACTGTTTTACAGTTTACGACGCTCACTATGGCGATTCCCGGCATAGCATTCCAGCTGGCACGCCGTTCAGCCAGCTGCCCCCGGATTATGCCTGCCCAACCTGCGACGCGCCCAAATCAGACATGCATGCCGTAGAGGGGCTATCAGTTTCCTTTGGTGGTGTCAGTTTCTTAAAACTGACAAGCGAAGTTTCTTAA